DNA sequence from the Bradyrhizobium diazoefficiens genome:
CGCTTCGGCAGGACCGCCTATATCGAGCGCGCGCGTAGCGTCTATCAGCGCACGATGGGTTCGGTACTGTCGCCGTTCAACGCGTTCCTGCTGCTGCAAGGCATCGAGACGGTCGCGCTGCGCATGGAGCGCCATGTCGAGAACGCCCGCAAGGTCGCCGAATTCCTGCGCAACGATCCGCGCGTCGCCTGGGTCAACTACACCGGTTTCCCGGACAGTCCCTATTATCCGCTGGTCCAGAAGTATCTCGACGGCAATGCCTCCTCGCTGTTCACCTTCGGCATCAAGGGCGGCATGGAAGCCGGCAAGACCTTCTATGACGCGCTGAAGCTGATCACGCGTCTCGTCAATATCGGCGATGCCAAGTCGCTCGCCTGTCATCCGGCCTCGACCACGCACCGGCAGATGTCGCCGGAGCAGCAGCGCATTGCGGGCGTGCTGCCGGAGACGATCCGCCTGTCGATCGGCATCGAGCATGCCGCCGATATCATCGAAGACATCGACCAGGCGCTGGAAAAGGCTTGTCCGGCCGCGCGACTTCAGGCCGCGGAGTAGGCAATCGGGCCGATGAGCGTCTTGATCGCCAGGGATCAAGGTATCGCAAGCCCGGCGCTGGTGCCGGCCGAAAGCGATCTCGCGCGCGATCACGGTGGCGCCGAGCTGACCATCGGGCTGATCAACAACATGCCGGATACGGCGCTGAAGGCGACCGAGCGGCAGTTCATCAGGTTGCTCCAGGCCGCCGCGGGGCCGCGCCGGATCCGCTTCCATTGTTTCTCGCTGCCGTCAGTGAAGCGCTCGCCGGAAGCGAAGTGGCATGTCGAGAGCGAATATTCCGATCTCTCCGATCTCAGGCGCCAGGCATTCGACGGGCTGATCGTGACCGGCGCGGAGCCGGTCGCCGCCAAGCTCGACCAGGAGCCGTACTGGCGCGATCTCACCGAGCTGATCGACTGGGCGAAAGTCAACACGCGCTCGACAATCTGGTCATGCCTCGCCGCGCATGCTGCGGTGCTGCATCTCGATCGCGTTGAACGACAACGTCTGCCGTCCAAATGTCACGGCATCTTCGATTGCGTGGCTGTGACCGGTGACCCCCTGACGCGCGACGCGCCGGCGCCGCTCAAAGTCTCCCATTCGCGCCTGAACGAACTCATTGAGGGCGACCTCGCGCAAGCCGGCTACCAGGTGCTGACCCGCTCGGCCCTGGCCGGCGTCGACGTCTTCGTCCGCCAGTACGACAGCCGCTTCGTGTTCTTCCAGGGCCATCCTGAATATGACGCGCTGTCACTCCAGCGCGAATATCTGCGCGATATCGGCCGTTACCTCGCGCGCGAGCGCGAGAATTATCCGCATCTACCTGTGAGCTATTTTGACGCAGCGACGGAGGGGAAGCTCGCTCGCTTCGAGAAGCGGGCGAGGCATCAGCGGCATCCTGCACTGACCAACGAACTGCCGGGGCTGACTTTACGCACCGATATTGCGGCCGGTAGCGCCGCCGCAGCGCTTTTCCGCAATTGGCTGCAATATCTCGGCGCGGACACGGATGCTGCGCTGCTCGCGCGTTAACCGAAAGCCGTTGGTTCAGCGTTAGGATTACCCAGTCGTTAAGCTTGCCTCAGACCACGCGCAAATGTTTCAGTGCAGAAATATGGAAACGCAGGGAATGCAATCGTGTGGTCGGCACTCCAGGGACGCGTGAGCAATCGGCTCGCCCGATATCTCCGCGCTGCGCCGCATCGGTTGCCGGCGCACGCGCCGATGGTAAGCTTCACCTTCGACGACGCGCCCGACAGCGCCGCAGGCGAGGGCGCTTCGCTGCTGGAAGCACATGGCGGCCGCGGCACGTTCTATCTCGCCGGCAGCCTGATCGGCCAGCCGGCGGATCATTGGCACGGCCTGTCGAGCGATGCGATCGTTCGTCTGCATCGCGGCGGTCACGAGATCGGCTGCCATACCTTCTCGCATCTGCGCGTGGTCGATCTCGACGAAAGCGCGATGGCGCGCGAGATCGAGCGCAACCGCAGCTATTTTCTTGGCATCGACTCGTCGATCCGGCTTGAGAATTTCGCCTATCCGTATGGCCTTGCCTCGGTCTGGCGCAAACCGCAGCTCGCCAAAAGATTTCACTCGGCGCGCGGCATCCTTCCCGGCGTCAACAGTGACGTCATCGATCTCCAGTTCCTGCGTGCCTCGCCGCTGGTCGATTGCGAGATCGATACGGTGGGCGTGGACAGCTACTTCGATGAGGCGGTCGCAAGCGGCGGTTGGCTGATCTTCTACGGCCATGATGTCGTCGATGCGCCGAGCCCCTATGGCTGCACGCCGGCCCTGCTGCGCCATGCGCTGAAGGCGGCGGAAAAGCGCAACATGCCGATCGTGACGGTCGCGGAGGCGCTCCGCAGGATCGGAGCGTAGCTTTTTCGCCTGGTCTCCTGCTCGCGGGGAGAAGATGATCTTGCGACGCCAGCGCCGTCATGCGACTGGCGTTGTGACGAATCTCGCAAGCCCCGACACGCCATGTCCACTCCTTCAACCGCTCCGCTGCCAGCGCCGGCCGATGGCCGCGATGCGCTGTCGGTGCTGCATTCGGTGTTCGGCCTGCCGGGGTTCCGCGGCGCGCAGGGCGAGATCATCCGGCATGTCACCGATGGCGGCAATTGCCTGGTGCTGATGCCGACCGGCGGCGGCAAGTCGTTGTGCTATCAATTGCCGTCGTTGTTGCGCGAGGGTTGCGGCATCGTGGTCTCGCCGCTGATCGCGCTGATGCGCGACCAGGTCGCGGGTCTCGTCGAAGCGGGCGTCAACGCCGCCGCGCTGAACTCGTCGCTATCGTTCCAGGAAGCCTCCGATATCGAGCGGCGCCTGATCGCGGGTAATCTCGATTTGCTCTATATCGCGCCGGAACGCCTGGTAACGCCGCGCTGCCTTTCGCTGCTGGCCCAGACAAAGGTGGCGCTGTTCGCGATCGATGAGGCGCATTGCGTCTCGCAATGGGGGCACGACTTTCGGCCCGAATATGTCGGCCTCACCATCATCGCCGAACGCTTTCCCGACGTGCCGCGCATCGCGCTGACCGCGACGGCCGACGAATTGACGCGGAAAGAGATCGTCCAGCGGCTCCAGCTTGCAGACAGCCCGCAATTCGTCTCCAGCTTCGACCGGCCCAACATCCGCTACGAGATCGTCGACAAGCGCAATGCGGTGTCGCAGCTGAAGGAGTTCATCCGGGAGCGCCATGCCGGAGACGCCGGCGTGGTCTATTGCCTGTCCCGCAATCGAGTCGAGGAGGTCGCCGCCGCGCTTGCCGACGCCGGCATTGCAGCACTGCCCTATCACGCCGGGCTCGACAGCCAGGTGCGCTCGCGCAACCAGGACCGCTTCCTCAATGAGGATGGCATCGTCATCGTCGCGACCATTGCCTTCGGCATGGGCATCGACAAGCCCGACGTGCGCTTCGTCGCTCATCTCGACTTGCCCAAGAGCATCGAGGCTTATTATCAGGAGACCGGGCGTGCGGGGCGCGATGGCAAGCCGTCGGCCGCCTGGATGGCCTATGGGCTCTCCGATATCGTGCAGCAGCGCCGGATGATCGACGAGTCCAGCGGCTCCGACGAGTTCAAGCGCGTGTCAATCGGCAAACTCGATGCGCTGGTCGGCCTCGCCGAAACCGCGCAGTGCCGGCGCAAGCGACTGCTAGGCTATTTCGGCGAGATATTGCATGGCGAGAGTTGCGGCAATTGCGACAACTGCCTGACGCCGCCGAAAATGCGCGACGGCAAGGTGCTGGCGCAAAAGCTGCTGTCCTGCGCCTATCGCACCGGACAACGTTTCGGCGCGATGCACCTGATCGACGTGCTGATCGGACGCATGACCGAGAAGGTTACGCAATTCGGCCACGACAAGCTGTCGGTGTTCGGCATCGGCCGTGAGCTCAACGAAAAGCAGTGGCGCACCGTGCTGCGGCAATTGGTGGCGATGGGACATTTGCAGAGCGATAGCGAAGCCTTCGGTGCGCTGAAATTGACGGAGACCGCGCGCGGCGTGCTGCGTGGAGAGACCGAGGTGTGGCTGCGCGAGGAAGCGCCGGGTACGCGGGTCCGATCAAGCCGCGCAAAATCCCGTCGCGGCGACCTCGCGCCGGCGGCGAACGCAGCGCAGGGCGATATCGATCCCGAATTGCGCGCGCGGCTGCGGTCCTGGCGTTCGGATGTGGCGCGTGAGCGCGGCGTGCCGGCCTATGTCGTGCTGCACGACGCCACCATCGACGGCATCGTCCGGGCGTGGCCGACCACGCTGGACGAGCTGCGGAACGTGCCGGGCATCGGGGACAGGAAGCTCGAGCATTATGGGGACGAGCTGCTGCAGATCGTCAGGACGCGGTAGGGCACCTATCCATCCACCTCGTCATCCCGGACAAGTGCAGCGAAGCGGCGCGCAGATCCGGGATCCATAACCACAGGCCGACATGGTTACGCACGCTCGCAACTACGAGTATTCGCCAAACACCTTCCTGTGGTTATGGGTGCCGGGTCTGCGCTTACGCTTGCCCGGGACGACAGCGGAGAGGAGGCGTGAAGCGTGCCGCTTCACCCATTCCTGAACGCATACGCATACCCGTTCAGCGCCGGGGCGCCGCCGAGATGCGCGTACAGAATTTTCGCGCCCTTCTCGAAATGGTTCTTTTGCACCAGGTCGATCAGGCCCTGCATCGACTTGCCCTCGTAGACGGGGTCGGTGATCATGCCTTCGAGGCGCGCGGTGAGGCGGATCGCGTCCTTGGTCTCTTCCGACGGCACGCCGTAAGCGGGATAAGCGTAATCGTCGATCAGCACGACATCGTCGGCGACGAGATCCTTGCCGAGCTCGACGAGCTTGGCAGTGTTCTGCGCGATCTCGAGCACCTGCGCCTTGGTCTGCGCCGGCGTGAAGGAGGCATCGATGCCGATCACCTTTCGCGCGCGGCCGTCGGCGGCAAAGCCGACCAGCATGCCGGCATGGGTGGAGCCGGTGACGGTGCAGACCACGATGTAGTCGAACTTGAAGCCGAGCTCTTTCTCCTGCTTGCGCACCTCTTCG
Encoded proteins:
- a CDS encoding homoserine O-succinyltransferase, which codes for MSVLIARDQGIASPALVPAESDLARDHGGAELTIGLINNMPDTALKATERQFIRLLQAAAGPRRIRFHCFSLPSVKRSPEAKWHVESEYSDLSDLRRQAFDGLIVTGAEPVAAKLDQEPYWRDLTELIDWAKVNTRSTIWSCLAAHAAVLHLDRVERQRLPSKCHGIFDCVAVTGDPLTRDAPAPLKVSHSRLNELIEGDLAQAGYQVLTRSALAGVDVFVRQYDSRFVFFQGHPEYDALSLQREYLRDIGRYLARERENYPHLPVSYFDAATEGKLARFEKRARHQRHPALTNELPGLTLRTDIAAGSAAAALFRNWLQYLGADTDAALLAR
- the recQ gene encoding DNA helicase RecQ; this encodes MSTPSTAPLPAPADGRDALSVLHSVFGLPGFRGAQGEIIRHVTDGGNCLVLMPTGGGKSLCYQLPSLLREGCGIVVSPLIALMRDQVAGLVEAGVNAAALNSSLSFQEASDIERRLIAGNLDLLYIAPERLVTPRCLSLLAQTKVALFAIDEAHCVSQWGHDFRPEYVGLTIIAERFPDVPRIALTATADELTRKEIVQRLQLADSPQFVSSFDRPNIRYEIVDKRNAVSQLKEFIRERHAGDAGVVYCLSRNRVEEVAAALADAGIAALPYHAGLDSQVRSRNQDRFLNEDGIVIVATIAFGMGIDKPDVRFVAHLDLPKSIEAYYQETGRAGRDGKPSAAWMAYGLSDIVQQRRMIDESSGSDEFKRVSIGKLDALVGLAETAQCRRKRLLGYFGEILHGESCGNCDNCLTPPKMRDGKVLAQKLLSCAYRTGQRFGAMHLIDVLIGRMTEKVTQFGHDKLSVFGIGRELNEKQWRTVLRQLVAMGHLQSDSEAFGALKLTETARGVLRGETEVWLREEAPGTRVRSSRAKSRRGDLAPAANAAQGDIDPELRARLRSWRSDVARERGVPAYVVLHDATIDGIVRAWPTTLDELRNVPGIGDRKLEHYGDELLQIVRTR
- a CDS encoding polysaccharide deacetylase family protein gives rise to the protein MWSALQGRVSNRLARYLRAAPHRLPAHAPMVSFTFDDAPDSAAGEGASLLEAHGGRGTFYLAGSLIGQPADHWHGLSSDAIVRLHRGGHEIGCHTFSHLRVVDLDESAMAREIERNRSYFLGIDSSIRLENFAYPYGLASVWRKPQLAKRFHSARGILPGVNSDVIDLQFLRASPLVDCEIDTVGVDSYFDEAVASGGWLIFYGHDVVDAPSPYGCTPALLRHALKAAEKRNMPIVTVAEALRRIGA